In Spodoptera frugiperda isolate SF20-4 chromosome 12, AGI-APGP_CSIRO_Sfru_2.0, whole genome shotgun sequence, a single window of DNA contains:
- the LOC118262578 gene encoding uncharacterized protein LOC118262578 isoform X10, with product MSWMKRPQGGTAPPPGPERQSYAAPQVQAFGNQQNMYPNYQAGTGAGNVQPQQFWQMPPQQQGQYGQQFGQVYQQQDYPTNANQFYQQPAPNQFNQNYTSQGFNNAQTQSYQQNYYPTEGATQHNFQQNKPNADSWEDNWDWGWEESAKQAQKANQNAGQQLAPPQQAAFNNANVIEESFASTDSWNWSMDEKKESKEPVSVPHNNENKEPLPLPSKPVASSNSEAETVNNMPPAHTEEVRSLNDKEVVRERLPNLALGKRFHLDNLTPQWSIESQMSQESSDGPHTHSEGTYRSDNQSRNSSKSSPGLNTDNSNFNYSQVGFDESFPQNNEWSRPTDEPPTDHVQSNSRRESHDDLSGSLQELNLNNHKKPSTDTSHQSHHDDARSSHDFSSTTQPPPAVSPLSFPSPVASNVVPPVMVTNMPPPPPVSSTSTPSSASSSAALPAASSSSAIPPPNFPPPTSSQNPFKMNAGPFSHKTIAKVSTSAASAPAFPAPSATLASPAVVSKVSQHNRVSQGFEANLETTPDNSERPDQPQISAFRPLPVSQPVPDNMEIAPQNDRNEYLQTAHLSSSDYGENTDFSRGPPPPGLRRMVVGQQESEYNQNLNISGDEPPPGLARMVPGQQTESVNAYNQAGENYLDRHIDGQPTENSARPYRQADGQQTPDSYTQAPPARAAERRPIGLDRMVPGEPSNDEYPQYPTSNYAGTNEQRVVTGLDHDFSMPTDAGPPDVREQNVDGSDYTEQSSRNPPRNIIGARESSNDASPDFSAPPDDNQREVTMEGENLQDLSIISSTELTYSREQVLDGADITLADIATDRKTDLSDSIDHPTTSSRRQSLNRVNTSGEDSERDRAFKSSPRRDRDKHKSTRDRDSKRDRDRDRERERDRDRERDKDGRYSRGDRKYEPERRSGREERRERDAYPRERRDRDRDSPDARRHRRTRAPRYETEDTDYYSDRERDRRRHREGSYTSSKPPRPEDKERRYVEERDRNKRYHTIERDRRYDDDRERRERRRGDRYRDRYERAYRDIDPSRKHGNLRAQRDEDARRVVTFSSDAKTKDSCLGQGELSATSRPESREAPATDDDSHEARRRARARRTAEPFYDEYGSGMGGGYADPYLVQRQQYQYYEHLRLTNPAAYMQVYKQLMAGHAPPVPPYFTPITELGGAAYEERREDRGSVHSGRSSATGLKGNDTYYGRLAAGGAGSLRAASLRTDLSDRDLNTDMSLNLHLEESTVRSERMTPFRYSTAHTKGSVASRDVVVVAAGYPADGAPGPVRVLSLAAALQRLPDAAELAAYPGPLVKGTTHKKSVIEYCKLRARSAAHEGARDVTGYVLLWELLALMLRQNGVVVGSDIAELLMNNTREYPDSAAASRRGSGAEPREPRPEPCEPQPEPRDEDSYAPDQPAPSLDDLTLRVAGRAAADAGAALDRLRELLIYGNRQEALEWAMRSGQWAHALALGGVLGRRARGLVAARWLAALPAADPLHSLHAALNVAPVPAATCVSEARWGDWRPHAAILLANPSARPDHDRRTLLQFGDSLASRGLLYSAQFCYLAAGEQLARHPLAPLAGPGGPAGAPLAGSGGPAGAPPRLSLLLGEPRAPTLAQFAHNKALFATEIYEYAMSLNQDDFVLAEFQAYKLVLGVRLADVGLYERALAYSAAAARGLQRAPAPHSRALLRALAALAERLQHHDPALLEPAPEDGDSAEASPRHLRHWLDDVRQAADAADIALPWAGAAQAQTAAGPWPQGTQYPQPTPYSVPTEETPDYATQYYAQQQHLDQQQQLGQQQQQLGQQQQQLGQQQQQQQPGQQQQLELQQEPLQQQPAVEEPAQYAQYEDWGHAAEPGPYAEPGPYADPYWQPDSYSYGEPGRGPRRRRAPAAPPAPRTALRPAAPPRPAAPPRPHAGSRPLVFGGTYPIDEPTGPRAAARPALPGPVGPAGPAGAAHRRRLRETIERSLDRFEAILARRRDTFAIDEPMGPGEPPPEAMPRDPDAKYYVAGPKTYDIDEPVPYL from the exons ATGTCTTGGATGAAGCGGCCACAGGGTGGCACGGCACCGCCGCCGGGCCCCGAGCGACAGTCCTACGCCGCACCCCAGGTACAG GCATTTGGGAACCAACAGAACATGTACCCAAATTATCAAGCAGGTACAGGTGCAGGCAATGTTCAACCACAGCAGTTCTGGCAGATGCCACCCCAACAACAAGGCCAGTATGGTCAGCAGTTTGGACAAGTGTACCAACAACAAGACTATCCTACCAATGCTAACCAGTTTTATCAGCAACCAGCTCCAAACCAGTTCAACCAGAACTACACCAGTCAGGGTTTCAATAATGCTCAAACCCAAAGTTACCAACAAAATTATTACCCCACTGAAGGAGCCACACAACACAACTTTCAACAAAATAAGCCCAATGCTGACAGTTGGGAGGACAACTGGGACTGGGGATGGGAGGAATCAGCAAAACAAGCTCAGAAAGCAAACCAGAATGCAGGCCAGCAACTTGCGCCTCCTCAACAGGCAGCCTTCAATAATGCTAATGTTATAGAAGAGAGTTTTGCTTCAACTGATAGCTGGAATTGGTCTATGGATGAAAAGAAAGAGTCAAAGGAGCCTGTGTCTGTACCTCacaacaatgaaaataaagaacCCCTCCCTCTTCCCTCAAAGCCTGTAGCAAGTAGTAACTCTGAGGCTGAAACAGTAAATAACATGCCTCCCGCTCATACTGAGGAAGTTCGGAGCTTGAATGATAAGGAGGTGGTAAGGGAGCGTCTGCCTAATCTGGCTTTAGGTAAACGCTTTCATTTAGACAATTTAACTCCGCAATGGTCCATAGAATCCCAAATGTCCCAAGAATCAAGTGATGGACCTCACACTCATTCTGAAGGAACTTATAGGAGTGATAATCAGTCTAGGAACTCGAGTAAGAGTAGTCCAGGGTTGAATACAGACAActctaattttaattattctcAAGTTGGTTTTGATGAAAGTTTCCCTCAGAACAATGAATGGTCAAGACCAACAGATGAACCACCTACTGACCATGTTCAAAGTAACAGCAGACGGGAAAGTCACGATGATCTATCAGGGTCTCTGCAAGAACTAAATTTGAACAACCATAAAAAACCATCAACAGATACATCACACCAGAGCCATCATGATGACGCTAGAAGCAGTCATGATTTTAGTTCAACAACACAACCCCCCCCTGCTGTGTCTCCACTTAGTTTTCCAAGTCCTGTTGCATCCAATGTGGTTCCACCTGTTATGGTTACCAACATGCCTCCCCCACCACCAGTTTCATCTACATCTACACCTTCAAGTGCATCTTCCTCTGCTGCATTACCAGCTGCTTCCTCTTCCTCAGCAATACCTCCACCAAATTTCCCACCACCTACTTCAAGTCAAAATCCCTTCAAAATGAATGCAGGTCCATTCTCTCACAAAACGATAGCTAAAGTGTCGACTAGTGCTGCAAGTGCACCGGCATTCCCAGCACCTAGTGCGACTCTGGCATCTCCTGCAGTAGTTAGCAAAGTGTCTCAGCACAACAGAGTGTCACAGGGGTTCGAAGCAAACCTCGAAACTACACCAGATAATTCAGAACGACCAGACCAGCCCCAAATATCAGCGTTTCGACCATTGCCTGTCTCGCAACCGGTACCCGATAATATGGAGATAGCCCCACAGAATGATAGAAACGAATATCTACAAACAGCACATTTGTCAAGCAGTGACTATGGAGAAAATACCGACTTTAGTAGAGGCCCACCTCCTCCTGGGTTACGGCGGATGGTAGTAGGTCAACAAGAATCTGAATATAatcaaaatttgaatatttccGGAGATGAACCGCCACCTGGCTTGGCTAGAATGGTGCCAGGTCAACAGACCGAGTCTGTAAATGCATACAATCAGGCAGGAGAAAATTATTTAGACCGTCATATTGACGGACAGCCAACTGAAAATAGCGCTCGTCCTTACCGCCAGGCTGACGGTCAACAAACGCCAGACAGTTACACACAGGCGCCTCCTGCCAGGGCTGCAGAGAGGCGACCTATTGGGCTGGATAGGATGGTGCCAGGCGAACCAAGCAATGATGAGTACCCGCAATATCCGACTTCCAACTATGCTGGCACGAACGAACAGCGCGTGGTCACGGGTCTGGACCACGACTTCTCTATGCCGACTGACGCTGGGCCCCCAGATGTCAGAGAACAAAATGTCGACGGTTCTGATTACACCGAACAGAGTTCCAGGAACCCGCCGAGAAACATAATAGGTGCCAGGGAGTCCAGTAACGACGCCTCTCCAGATTTCAGCGCGCCGCCGGATGATAATCAGCGGGAAGTCACGATGGAGGGCGAAAACCTGCAAGATTTGAGCATAATTTCTTCAACAGAACTGACGTACTCACGAGAACAGGTGTTGGACGGCGCTGATATTACACTCGCAGATATCGCTACTGACAGAAAGACTGATTTATCAGATTCTATAGACCACCCCACCACAAGTTCTAGGCGCCAATCTCTAAATAGAGTTAACACTTCGGGAGAAGACTCCGAGAGAGATAGAGCATTCAAATCTTCGCCGAGAAGAGACAGAGACAAACATAAGTCGACCAGAGATAGAGATTCGAAGCGGGACAGAGACCGCGatcgagagagagagagggatcGAGACCGAGAACGTGACAAAGACGGCAGGTACTCTCGCGGCGACCGGAAGTATGAGCCTGAGAGGAGATCTGGCAGGGAGGAGCGTCGGGAGCGCGACGCCTACCCGCGCGAGCGACGCGACCGTGACCGCGACAGCCCGGACgcgcgccgccaccgccgcaCGCGCGCGCCGCGCTACGAGACCGAGGACACGGACTACTACAGCGACCGGGAGAGAGATCGAAG GCGCCATCGCGAGGGCTCGTACACCTCTTCCAAACCGCCCCGTCCTGAAGACAAGGAGCGGCGGTACGTCGAGGAGCGAGACCGCAACAAACGGTACCACACGATAGAACGAGACAGACGATATGACGACGATCGCGAAAGGCGCGAGCGGCGGCGCGGCGACCGCTACCGCGACCGCTACGAGCGCGCCTACCGCGACATCGACCCCTCGCGCAAGCACGGCAACCTGCGCGCGCAGCGCGACGAGGACGCCAGGAGAG ttGTGACATTCTCGAGCGATGCAAAAACTAAAGATAGTTGTTTGGGACAAG GCGAGCTGTCGGCGACGTCGCGGCCGGAGTCGCGCGAGGCGCCCGCCACGGACGACGACTCGCACGAGgcgcgccgccgcgcccgcgcgcGCCGCACCGCCGAGCCCTTCTATGACG AGTACGGCAGCGGTATGGGCGGCGGGTACGCGGACCCGTACCTGGTGCAGCGGCAGCAGTACCAGTACTACGAGCACCTGCGGCTCACCAACCCGGCCGCCTACATGCAGGTGTACAAGCAGCTCATGGCGGGCCACGCGCCGCCCGTGCCGCCCTACTTCACCCCGATCACAG AGCTGGGCGGCGCGGCGTACGAGGAGCGGCGCGAGGACCGCGGCAGCGTGCACTCCGGCCGCTCCAGCGCCACCGGCCTCAAGGGGAACGACAC GTACTACGGCCGActggcggcgggcggcgccggCTCGCTGCGGGCCGCCtcgctgcgcaccgacctctcCGACAG GGACCTGAACACGGACATGTCGCTTAACCTGCACCTGGAGGAGTCGACCGTGCGCTCCGAGAGGATGACTCCGTTCCGGTACTCCACGGCGCACACCAAG GGCAGCGTGGCGTCCCGCGACGTGGTGGTGGTGGCGGCGGGGTACCCGGCGGACGGCGCGCCGGGGCCCGTGCGCGTGCTGTCGCTGGCGGCGGCGCTGCAGCGCCTGCCCGACGCGGCCGAGCTGGCGGCCTACCCCGGCCCGCTGGTCAAAG GCACAACGCACAAGAAGAGTGTGATCGAGTACTGCAAGTTGCGCGCGCGCAGCGCGGCCCACGAGGGTGCGCGTGACGTCACGGGCTACGTGCTGCTGTGGGAGCTGCTGGCGCTGATGCTGCGCCAGAACGGG GTGGTGGTAGGCTCGGACATAGCGGAGCTGCTGATGAATAACACCCGCGAGTACCCGGACTCGGCGGCGGCCAGCAGGCGCGGCTCCGGGGCCGAGCCCCGCGAGCCTCGGCCCGAGCCCTGCGAGCCTCAACCGGAGCCCCGCGACGAGGACAGCTACGCGCCCGACCAGCCCGCGCCCTCACTTGACGACTTGA CGCTGCGTGTTGCAGGCCGGGCCGCGGCGGACGCGGGCGCCGCGCTGGACCGGCTGCGGGAGCTGCTCATATACGGGAACCGGCAGGAGGCACTCG AGTGGGCCATGCGCAGCGGGCAGTGGGCGCACGCGCTGGCGCTGGGCGGCGTGCTggggcggcgcgcgcgcgggCTCGTGGCGGCGCGCTGGCTGGCCGCGCTGCCCGCCGCCGACCCGCTGCACTCGCTGCACGCCGCGCTCAACGTCGCGCCCGTGCCCGCCGCCACC TGCGTGTCGGAGGCGCGCTGGGGCGACTGGCGGCCGCACGCCGCCATCTTGCTGGCCAACCCGTCCGCGCGCCCGGACCACGACCGCCGCACTCTGCTGCAGTTCG GAGACAGCCTGGCGTCGCGCGGGCTGCTGTACTCGGCGCAGTTCTGCTACCTCGCGGCCGGCGAGCAGCTGGCGCGCCACCCGCTGGCGCCGCTGGCGGGCCCCGGCGGCCCCGCGGGCGCCCCACTGGCGGGCTCCGGCGGCCCCGCGGGCGCCCCGCCGCGCCTGTCGCTGCTGCTGGGCGAGCCGCGCGCGCCCACGCTGGCCCAGTTCGCGCACAACAAGGCTCTGTTCGCCACCGAGATCTACGAGTACGCCATGTCGCTGAACCAGGACGACTTCGTCCTCGCCGAGTTCCAG GCGTACAAGCTGGTGCTGGGCGTGCGGCTGGCGGACGTGGGGCTGTACGAGCGCGCGCTGGCCtacagcgcggcggcggcgcgcggcctGCAGCGGGCGCCGGCGCCGCACAGCCGCGCGCTGCTGCGGGCGCTGGCGGCGCTGGCCGAGCGCCTGCAGCACCACGACCCGGCGCTGCTGGAGCCGGCGCCCGAGGACGGCGACAGCGCGGAGGCGTCCCCGCGCCACCTGCGCCACTGGCTGGACGACGTGCGCCAGGCCGCCGACGCCGCGGACATAGCGCTGCCG tGGGCGGGCGCGGCGCAGGCGCAGACCGCCGCGGGCCCCTGGCCACAG GGCACGCAGTACCCGCAGCCGACGCCGTACTCCGTGCCGACCGAGGAGACTCCCGACTACGCGACGCAATACTACGCGCAGCAACAACACCTCGACCAACAGCAACAGCTCGGCCAGCAGCAACAACAGCTCGGCCAGCAACAACAACAGCTCggtcaacaacaacaacaacagcagccCGGCCAGCAACAACAGCTCGAGCTGCAGCAGGAGCCGCTGCAGCAGCAGCCGGCAGTGGAGGAGCCGGCGCAGTACGCGCAGTATGAGGACTGGGGCCACGCCGCCGAGCCGGGGCCCTACGCCGAGCCCGGGCCCTACGCCGACCCCTACTGGCAGCCCGACTCCTACTCCTACGGAGAG CCTGGCCGCGGCCcgcgccggcgccgcgcccccgccgcgccgcccgcgccgcgcacCGCGCTgcgccccgccgcgcccccgcgccccgccgcgcccccgcgcccccacGCTGGCAGCCGCCCGCTAGTGTTCGGCGGCACGTACCCCATCGACGAGCCCACGGGCCCGCGCGCCGCGGCGCGCCCCGCGCTGCCGGGGCCCGTGGGGCCCGCGGGCCCGGCGGGGGCGGCGCACCGGCGCCGGCTGCGGGAGACCATCGAGCGCAGCCTGGACCGGTTCGAAGCCATCCTGGCGCGGCGCCGCGACACCTTCGCCATAGACGAGCCCATGGGGCCCGGCGAGCCGCCGCCCGAGGCCATGCCGCGCGACCCGGACGCCAAGTACTACGTGGCGGGGCCCAAGACCTACGATATAGACGAGCCGGTCCCCTACCTCTAG